One window of Helicobacter winghamensis ATCC BAA-430 genomic DNA carries:
- a CDS encoding autotransporter outer membrane beta-barrel domain-containing protein, translated as MEKTLNNHSNMIDIPAGGGAFKRYLAPFTSKAIYYSVLATSLSTFIFHSPAYAESFSNNESSIPQIVALNVTQNPLVNPAQNLKNSKVKLDSNLKTNRNNTGQLRTFSSVKATENKLEIDNNTQNITYTGETKLDELNFNIGGLHESKIEKKVTFDKLTIDRLTTAQAGIPGLDPNKSKEERKQIIESWINNLQPNQYGQYPSIDKFAQLSLEGESLTINNNIDNQGDVNIKTKHLDIAGDVAINYGYLSIEFDEGSLGRINAGNRTKIEFGKTDVFFDNSPSFSIITKKGEIVSDVISKNGGSLSIWIGDEKNGGGKMTGDIIFEGYKDSDRWVIYNKFVNVDSAKPYLKEYGEWVGSYYGIGSFLNLMTLGALNGSSIEGNIDLKGDVSSWIMLHKNALMSGDLKVATTGSHKRSYFGYPILYFTGDSEISGDITVEKNATLQMTTSRVNPMMPLFAGLGSKNLVSGKITNKGEMRLDSVRGSNFTIQQTIDNIGGVLGIYDDVENSFAGTTFKFLRGDSGTDAHFKNTNGGKIAINRWDFREDEGNGRIIIDTDGQNKREENLKNVKFGEFQHWNSSFIPPTADNPVILFGDDKIFAKGSYVQYLVLTPEEEKDLKDGKISIYDKDGRHNVAGHFIEGGAGANGESNFATLLHEGKVIKLSVGGGDTIAPVVQADGLIGELKVNDDTPGSTIGSNQINALNTNMTQTFNTLKEISTKTFRTEHTNLSSYNTLKEQVAYALYNHSKNASKNNSLDNNPTNKNLSSNNLKNHTNNNLLSYNAKNSLNDNINLLDNTSNPGNTNIASNVSNINALTNPASNTSGNNTLSNVSNNTNLEAYATDEQITTYATYAQAGASDALLYDEINKGYTDLDLLRALDDIFIKQNKKESDLYTYAVPYYNYIKDKSLGLGTTKTNSYGLLAGGQLNSNYGVYGFYINLENSKRENNTTSTDTDSTSYLAGLTYYNAFHRFSNKELYVSLNTMLGTTKSDVSMIDSDSYKDDFDFDSLNYGAELRAGVNIYNVLTNSYWTPELGLIYTGMAVDSYEIKHTKLTEYYDKTTINLLEGVAGLRFHHAYNQTTRFNAALGAKFRLYDDAKSQMKIAGETLANPLFATRDIKLPDTSYYVQFGLVKLLGDNVELSLNYQGNFAKRYSRTYCLC; from the coding sequence ATGGAAAAAACATTGAATAATCATTCTAATATGATTGATATTCCTGCGGGGGGGGGGGCATTTAAGAGATATTTAGCTCCATTTACTAGCAAGGCAATTTATTATAGTGTTCTTGCAACTTCACTTTCTACTTTTATTTTTCACTCACCAGCTTATGCGGAATCTTTTTCAAATAATGAAAGTTCTATCCCACAGATTGTTGCATTAAATGTTACACAAAATCCTTTGGTAAATCCTGCTCAAAACCTTAAAAATTCTAAGGTTAAATTAGATTCTAATTTAAAAACAAATAGAAATAATACTGGACAACTTAGGACTTTTTCTTCTGTAAAAGCTACAGAAAATAAACTTGAGATTGACAATAATACTCAAAATATAACTTATACGGGTGAGACAAAATTAGATGAATTAAATTTCAATATAGGCGGTTTGCACGAAAGTAAAATAGAGAAGAAAGTTACTTTTGATAAATTGACAATTGATAGATTGACAACTGCGCAAGCTGGAATTCCGGGATTGGATCCAAACAAAAGCAAGGAAGAGAGAAAACAAATTATTGAAAGCTGGATAAACAATTTGCAGCCAAATCAATATGGGCAGTATCCAAGTATAGATAAGTTTGCGCAATTATCTCTTGAGGGAGAAAGTTTAACTATTAATAACAATATTGACAATCAAGGTGATGTGAATATTAAAACTAAACATTTAGATATTGCCGGAGATGTAGCAATAAATTATGGATATTTGAGCATAGAATTTGATGAAGGGAGTCTTGGAAGGATTAATGCAGGCAATAGAACAAAAATAGAATTTGGTAAAACAGATGTTTTTTTTGATAATTCCCCTAGTTTTTCAATTATTACCAAAAAAGGCGAAATTGTCTCAGATGTTATCAGTAAAAATGGTGGTTCTTTGAGTATATGGATTGGTGATGAAAAAAATGGTGGCGGTAAAATGACAGGGGATATAATATTTGAGGGTTATAAAGACTCTGATAGGTGGGTAATTTATAATAAGTTTGTCAATGTTGATTCTGCAAAACCATATTTAAAAGAATATGGAGAATGGGTAGGGAGTTATTATGGTATTGGTTCATTTTTGAATTTAATGACACTAGGAGCTTTAAACGGGAGTAGCATTGAAGGAAATATTGATTTAAAAGGTGATGTTTCAAGTTGGATAATGTTACATAAAAATGCGCTAATGAGTGGAGATTTAAAAGTTGCAACAACAGGCAGTCATAAAAGATCATATTTTGGTTATCCAATTCTTTATTTTACAGGCGATTCTGAAATATCAGGAGATATTACAGTTGAAAAAAATGCCACTTTGCAAATGACAACTAGTAGAGTTAATCCTATGATGCCACTTTTTGCAGGATTGGGAAGCAAAAATCTAGTCTCTGGAAAGATTACAAATAAGGGAGAAATGCGGCTTGATAGTGTTAGGGGAAGTAATTTTACAATTCAACAAACTATTGATAACATTGGTGGAGTTCTTGGTATTTATGATGATGTAGAAAATAGCTTTGCAGGAACTACCTTTAAATTCCTACGCGGAGATAGTGGCACTGATGCACACTTTAAAAACACAAATGGTGGAAAAATAGCAATAAATCGTTGGGATTTTAGAGAAGATGAAGGTAATGGCAGAATCATTATTGATACTGATGGGCAGAATAAGAGAGAAGAGAATCTTAAAAATGTAAAGTTTGGAGAGTTTCAGCATTGGAATAGTAGTTTTATTCCCCCTACTGCAGACAATCCAGTTATTCTCTTTGGCGATGATAAAATCTTCGCTAAAGGCTCTTATGTCCAATACCTTGTTTTAACCCCTGAAGAAGAAAAGGATCTTAAAGATGGAAAAATCAGTATCTATGATAAAGACGGCAGACATAATGTAGCAGGACATTTTATTGAAGGGGGAGCAGGAGCTAATGGAGAAAGTAACTTTGCAACCTTACTCCATGAAGGAAAAGTCATTAAACTTAGTGTTGGTGGTGGAGATACTATTGCACCTGTTGTTCAAGCAGATGGTTTAATTGGTGAATTAAAAGTTAATGATGATACTCCCGGCTCCACTATTGGTTCTAATCAAATTAATGCACTAAATACTAATATGACACAAACCTTTAACACCCTTAAAGAAATCTCTACTAAAACTTTTAGAACAGAGCATACTAATCTCTCAAGCTATAATACTCTAAAAGAACAAGTAGCTTATGCTCTTTATAATCATTCTAAAAATGCTTCAAAGAATAATTCTTTAGATAACAATCCTACAAACAAGAATCTTTCTAGTAATAATTTAAAAAATCATACCAATAATAATCTCTTGAGTTATAATGCAAAGAATTCTTTAAATGATAATATAAATCTATTGGATAATACTAGTAACCCAGGTAATACAAATATTGCTAGTAATGTAAGTAATATAAATGCTTTGACAAATCCTGCAAGCAACACTTCAGGGAATAACACTTTAAGCAATGTTTCAAATAACACTAACTTAGAAGCTTATGCCACAGATGAACAAATTACTACTTATGCTACTTATGCACAAGCTGGTGCATCTGATGCTTTACTCTATGATGAAATCAATAAAGGCTATACAGATTTAGATCTCTTAAGAGCCTTAGATGATATTTTTATTAAGCAAAATAAAAAAGAAAGTGATCTTTATACTTATGCAGTGCCTTATTATAATTACATTAAAGATAAATCTTTAGGATTAGGCACCACAAAAACAAATAGTTATGGATTGCTAGCTGGAGGACAATTAAATTCTAATTATGGAGTTTATGGCTTTTATATTAATTTAGAAAACTCTAAGAGAGAAAACAACACAACAAGCACAGATACAGATAGCACAAGTTATTTAGCAGGATTAACTTATTACAATGCCTTCCATAGATTTTCTAATAAAGAACTCTATGTTAGTCTTAATACAATGCTAGGAACTACAAAGAGTGATGTCTCTATGATAGATAGTGATTCTTATAAAGATGATTTTGACTTTGATTCATTAAATTATGGAGCAGAACTAAGAGCTGGAGTTAATATTTATAATGTCTTAACTAATAGTTATTGGACACCAGAGTTAGGTTTAATCTATACAGGAATGGCAGTAGATTCTTATGAGATTAAACATACAAAGCTTACAGAATATTATGATAAAACAACAATTAATCTCTTAGAAGGGGTTGCAGGATTAAGATTCCATCACGCTTATAATCAAACTACACGCTTTAATGCAGCACTAGGAGCTAAGTTTAGACTCTATGATGATGCAAAAAGTCAAATGAAAATTGCAGGAGAGACATTAGCAAATCCTTTGTTTGCTACAAGAGATATTAAACTTCCAGATACTTCTTATTATGTGCAATTTGGTCTTGTTAAACTTCTAGGAGATAATGTAGAGTTAAGTCTAAACTATCAAGGAAACTTTGCAAAAAGATATTCAAGGACATACTGCCTTTGCTAG
- a CDS encoding c-type cytochrome codes for MQRIILTLQQEKQIKQNKSLSYQIQQALQQNKQSKQQIKQVKQINKQNKKTSYEVFKTTLTSFLGLCLLGSLNLAQAKDNFNPSKEYKQNCSICHGANGLKAPPGGRETQLIGAMLKDYVYQRLIDYASDKGGTPGNNFIMFAVMDEYQYTKEEIKQLAEYITDLGHKEME; via the coding sequence ATGCAAAGAATAATACTAACTTTACAACAAGAGAAACAAATAAAACAAAACAAAAGTCTAAGCTATCAAATACAGCAGGCTTTACAACAAAATAAACAAAGCAAACAACAAATAAAACAAGTTAAACAAATCAACAAACAAAACAAAAAGACTTCCTATGAAGTCTTTAAAACAACACTAACTTCTTTTTTAGGATTATGTTTATTAGGAAGTTTAAATCTTGCACAAGCAAAAGACAATTTTAATCCTAGTAAAGAATATAAACAAAATTGTTCTATCTGTCATGGAGCAAATGGATTAAAAGCTCCACCTGGAGGTAGAGAAACACAACTTATTGGTGCAATGCTAAAAGATTATGTGTATCAAAGACTTATTGATTATGCAAGTGATAAAGGAGGAACACCGGGAAATAACTTTATTATGTTTGCAGTAATGGATGAATACCAATACACTAAAGAAGAAATCAAACAACTAGCAGAGTATATTACAGATTTAGGGCATAAGGAGATGGAGTAG
- a CDS encoding type II asparaginase, translated as MAYAKPKIAILATGGTIAGSIDSSVATTGYTAGVVGVDVLIQAVPQIKDLAEISGQQIANIDSSNMTDEIQLKLAKEINKLFASGIDGVVITHGTDTMEETAYFLNLTIKSDKPVVLVGAMRPSTAISADGPKNLYNAVALAADKQSKGKGVMVAMNDKIQSARGVVKTHSLNVDAFSSPDFGDLGYIVDGKVFFYNNAAKAHTKKSPFDVSKLTSLPKVDILYTYSNDGSGAAAKALVADGAKGLVIAGSGAGSIHQNQKEVLKELLKQDVSVIVSSRVVAGRVAVGDADAKLGFISAEDLNPQKARILLALALTKTSDTKKIQEYFLKY; from the coding sequence ATGGCTTATGCAAAGCCTAAAATCGCGATTCTTGCCACAGGTGGAACAATCGCAGGTTCAATTGATAGCTCTGTTGCAACCACAGGATACACAGCTGGTGTTGTTGGTGTTGATGTGCTAATTCAAGCAGTACCACAAATTAAAGATTTAGCAGAGATTTCTGGACAGCAAATCGCAAATATTGATAGCTCAAATATGACTGATGAAATTCAGCTAAAACTTGCCAAAGAAATCAACAAACTTTTTGCAAGTGGAATTGATGGCGTTGTTATCACACACGGAACGGATACTATGGAAGAAACTGCATATTTCCTAAATCTAACAATCAAAAGCGATAAGCCTGTTGTTTTAGTTGGCGCTATGCGTCCATCAACTGCAATAAGTGCTGATGGTCCTAAAAACCTTTATAACGCAGTAGCACTTGCAGCAGATAAGCAAAGCAAAGGCAAAGGCGTAATGGTTGCAATGAATGACAAAATCCAAAGTGCTAGGGGCGTTGTTAAAACACATAGCTTAAATGTTGATGCCTTTTCATCTCCTGATTTTGGCGATTTGGGCTACATTGTAGATGGTAAAGTTTTCTTCTATAACAATGCTGCAAAAGCACACACCAAAAAATCTCCTTTTGATGTAAGCAAGCTTACATCACTTCCAAAAGTGGATATTCTTTATACTTACTCAAATGACGGAAGCGGTGCTGCTGCAAAGGCTCTTGTTGCTGATGGCGCAAAGGGCTTAGTAATTGCAGGAAGCGGTGCTGGAAGTATCCACCAAAACCAAAAAGAAGTGCTAAAAGAGCTTTTAAAACAAGATGTTAGCGTAATAGTTAGCTCAAGGGTTGTTGCAGGACGCGTTGCAGTAGGTGATGCGGATGCAAAATTAGGATTTATTAGTGCAGAAGATTTAAATCCACAAAAAGCTAGAATCCTTTTAGCTCTTGCACTTACAAAAACAAGTGATACTAAGAAAATCCAAGAATATTTCTTAAAATATTAA
- a CDS encoding sugar transferase, protein MESKNKSLYASILKPIFDRALALILLLLFSPILCVVGLLIRIKLGSPVFFAQERPGKNGKIFKIYKFRTMSDERDSKGELLPDEQRLKGFGKFVRKSSLDELPQLFNVLKGEMSFIGPRPLLVEYLPLYSKEQARRHEVSPGITGWAQVNGRNAISWEEKFKLDVWYVDNLSFLLDCKIFYMTFYKVIKRKDISSNTSVTMEKFTGNKK, encoded by the coding sequence ATGGAATCCAAAAATAAAAGCCTTTATGCAAGCATTTTAAAGCCTATTTTTGATAGAGCTTTAGCATTAATTTTGTTGCTTCTTTTCTCGCCGATTCTTTGTGTTGTTGGCTTGCTTATCCGCATAAAGCTAGGAAGCCCTGTATTTTTTGCTCAAGAGCGACCTGGAAAAAATGGCAAAATCTTTAAAATCTACAAATTCCGCACAATGAGCGATGAGCGCGATAGCAAAGGTGAGCTGCTCCCTGATGAGCAACGCTTAAAGGGCTTTGGCAAATTTGTGCGCAAAAGTAGCTTAGATGAGCTTCCACAGCTTTTTAATGTATTAAAGGGAGAGATGAGCTTTATAGGACCACGCCCTTTACTTGTGGAGTATTTGCCACTTTATTCTAAAGAGCAAGCACGCCGCCACGAAGTTAGCCCCGGAATCACAGGCTGGGCGCAAGTAAATGGGCGCAATGCGATTTCTTGGGAAGAGAAGTTTAAATTAGATGTTTGGTATGTGGATAATCTTAGTTTTTTGTTAGATTGTAAGATTTTTTATATGACATTTTATAAGGTAATTAAGCGTAAAGATATTAGCTCAAACACAAGCGTTACAATGGAAAAATTCACAGGAAACAAGAAATAA
- a CDS encoding histidinol-phosphatase, whose product MRIDLHNHTSLCNHATGTMEEYVLKAIEENIQVFGFSCHNPMKFDPKYRMRFEELPLYLESVLSLKEKYAGQIEILSALEIDFLPPFMEDFLFEIPLDYRIGAVHFLGDWGFDNPEFIREYARRDINDCWVEYFRAIQALSKSGKFDIVAHMDLLKVFKYFPTKDLRKEIESTLKSIKQANMCVEINASGFRKEIGEQYPSKEILEACYALEIPITFGSDAHALSQINFKRKEIEALAKEVGYTKCAVYRQRERELIEF is encoded by the coding sequence ATGCGCATAGATTTACATAATCACACAAGCTTGTGTAACCACGCTACTGGCACAATGGAAGAGTATGTTTTAAAGGCGATTGAAGAAAATATTCAAGTTTTTGGCTTCTCTTGCCATAATCCTATGAAGTTTGACCCAAAATACAGAATGCGTTTTGAAGAATTACCTTTGTATTTGGAATCCGTTTTGTCTTTAAAGGAAAAATACGCTGGGCAAATTGAGATTTTAAGCGCGCTTGAAATTGACTTTTTGCCACCTTTTATGGAGGATTTTTTGTTTGAGATTCCACTAGATTATAGGATTGGGGCAGTGCATTTTCTGGGGGATTGGGGCTTTGATAATCCAGAGTTTATTAGAGAGTATGCAAGGCGTGATATCAATGATTGTTGGGTGGAGTATTTTAGGGCAATACAGGCTTTATCAAAAAGTGGAAAGTTTGATATTGTAGCACATATGGATTTATTAAAAGTGTTTAAATATTTTCCTACAAAGGATCTAAGAAAAGAGATAGAAAGCACGCTAAAATCGATAAAACAAGCAAATATGTGTGTGGAGATTAACGCCTCTGGTTTTCGCAAAGAGATAGGGGAGCAGTACCCTAGCAAAGAGATTTTAGAAGCTTGCTATGCCTTAGAAATTCCTATTACTTTTGGGAGCGATGCACACGCGTTAAGTCAAATCAACTTTAAACGCAAGGAAATTGAAGCATTAGCCAAAGAAGTTGGTTACACAAAATGTGCCGTGTATCGCCAAAGAGAAAGAGAGTTGATAGAGTTTTAA